A stretch of Lactuca sativa cultivar Salinas chromosome 6, Lsat_Salinas_v11, whole genome shotgun sequence DNA encodes these proteins:
- the LOC111890542 gene encoding transcription factor LHW, whose translation MGTFQMDSIVKNVLKNLCCNYGWCYGAFWSYQQPNSSLPILQDAYFDEKFEGVIDNSLLQVPIGGGIIGQVAYTNKHMWMTSEDHYKQHSFSGSIWDMFLDEYEFRRQFSSGMKTIVVIPVEPQGVVRFGSNQKILENMEFVNQTKRIFREIVNGGRSEFYSYSSNQSLISSEDLNLVFDSLPDFGIPDEFFRTEEFNVSQWFSPPKNDLFSPSIGFNPFDSDVKRESPTISCIDVDVIGNNGGLEAILAPVKGGNRSGFHSFSSESESKPKPKPDQHDHDITSLGRKERLFSKLGIEELLEGISGISNVVSTSCIEGDQVSVKRRKIGNCKWEVSSLQKEVIMPKLETSLQMVDAYSGSGSSVVLQGENRVEPVKPTKKKAKPGTRPRPKDRQQILDRMAELRQLIPSGEKMSIDCLLDRTIKHMMFLESVTKQSDRIKQAEEPKRNSIDSNDPSTNGVTWACELGNQTMVCPLIVEDLGATGQMIIEMLCEEQGFFLEIMDIIRRFGLIILKGVMEARGDKIYARFIVEPEVNKNVTRHEIFLGLVQFLQTMDPNEDKTCMKAGNSLLDDFHQFEIQNLMNLVDMQHCVNL comes from the exons ATGGGTACCTTTCAGATGGATTCAATCGTTAAAAATGTGCTCAAGAATCTTTGTTGCAATTATGGATGGTGTTATGGCGCTTTTTGGAGCTATCAACAGCCAAATTCCTC ATTGCCGATTCTGCAAGATGCATACTTTGATGAAAAATTCGAAGGTGTGATCGATAATTCGCTTCTACAAGTACCAATTGGAGGAGG GATAATTGGGCAAGTTGCTTACACTAACAAACACATGTGGATGACTTCAGAAGATCATTACAAACAACACAGTTTTTCGGGTTCGATCTGGGATATGTTTCTG GATGAGTATGAATTTCGTCGTCAATTTTCTTCCGGCATGAAG ACAATTGTAGTCATCCCTGTGGAGCCACAAGGAGTTGTACGATTTGGGTCAAATCAGAAG ATTCTGGAAAATATGGAATTCGTAAATCAAACAAAAAGAATCTTTCGAGAAATCGTAAACGGTGGAAGATCTGAATTTTATTCGTATTCTTCAAATCAATCCTTGATATCTTCCGAAGACCTGAATCTTGTTTTTGATTCACTCCCGGATTTTGGGATTCCCGATGAATTCTTTCGAACTGAAGAATTCAATGTTTCTCAGTGGTTTTCTCCACCGAAGAATGATTTATTCTCACCATCGATAGGATTCAACCCCTTCGATTCTGATGTAAAACGTGAATCTCCGACGATTTCTTGTATTGATGTTGATGTGATCGGAAACAATGGAGGGTTGGAAGCCATTTTAGCTCCGGTGAAAGGTGGCAATCGCTCGGGTTTCCATTCTTTCAGTTCAGAATCAGaatcaaaaccaaaaccaaaaccagaCCAACATGATCATGACATTACTTCCCTTGGTCGAAAAGAAAGGTTATTCTCGAAACTCGGGATTGAAGAGCTTTTGGAGGGTATTTCTGGTATTTCAAATGTCGTTTCAACATCTTGCATCGAGGGTGATCAGGTTTCAGTGAAACGAAGGAAGATAGGAAATTGTAAGTGGGAAGTGAGTTCTTTACAGAAAGAGGTGATTATGCCTAAATTAGAGACAAGTTTGCAAATGGTTGATGCTTATAGTGGGAGTGGTTCGAGTGTGGTTCTACAAGGTGAGAACCgggtcgaaccggttaaacccACTAAGAAAAAGGCTAAACCGGGGACTAGACCCCGACCCAAAGACCGCCAACAAATTTTGGACCGAATGGCGGAGTTGAGACAATTGATTCCTAGTGGTGAGAAG ATGAGCATCGATTGTTTGTTGGATCGGACCATTAAACACATGATGTTCTTGGAAAGTGTAACGAAACAATCGGACAGAATAAAACAAGCCGAAGAACCGAAG CGTAATAGCATTGATTCCAATGATCCGAGCACCAATGGCGTGACATGGGCTTGCGAATTGGGAAATCAGACAATGGTTTGCCCGCTAATAGTTGAGGACCTTGGTGCCACCGGTCAGATGATTATAGAG ATGCTTTGTGAAGAACAAGGATTCTTTCTTGAGATAATGGACATAATTCGGCGTTTTGGCTTGATAATCTTGAAGGGAGTTATGGAAGCTCGTGGCGATAAAATTTATGCACGTTTCATAGTTGAACCCGAG GTTAACAAGAATGTAACAAGACATGAGATATTTTTAGGGCTTGTTCAGTTTCTACAAACGATGGATCCTAATGAGGATAAAACATGCATGAAAGCTGGGAATTCTTTACTCGATGATTTCCATCAATTTGAAATACAAAATCTTATGAATTTGGTAGATATGCAGCATTGTGTAAACTTGTAA